Genomic window (Oryza sativa Japonica Group chromosome 3, ASM3414082v1):
CGGGTCGCACAGCACGCCCTCGAACACGCCGGCGCTGCCCTCCGCCTCCTGCTCCCACCGCCAGCTCCGGTTGCGTGCCCGGGCCGACGACCGCGTCTTGGCCTTGATCCTCGGAGGGACGCCGCCGTTGGCTAGCTtcgtggcgccggcggcggcgaaggcgcccTTGACGGTGCGCGTCGTCTCGACGTCCTGCTCCGGGTTCCCCGTCGACCGGCCGAGGCTCGGGCCGGTCGCGTACGACGCGCCGAACCTAGGGCCGACCCAGAGGCGGAGACGGGACGGGAAATGGCGCTCGCCGTCCATGGCGTCGTCGTGAgcgtcgccaccgtcggcgtCAGCGTCCGCGTCGTCCCTCCGGAACCCGAGCCGCGCGACGCGTACCCGGACGTTGTCGACGCGCACGGCGACGGTCATGAACCTctcgccgcggcgagcgcgcacGGCGTACTCCAGCTGCGCCACGACCTCCAGCTGCTGGTGCACCAGGCCGTACCTCAGCGCCGGCTCCTCCGGCGCCTCGTGCGGCAGCGCCGTGATGGGCGCCGTCGTCGATGCCGCGCAGGTGACACGGGGCATGGCGAGCACCGGCGCGTATCCTCTCAGAACCCACAGCCCGTGCACCTCGGTGGCGTACGACAGGCACGCCGCGGGGAGCGCGCGCGGgcgccgtgtcgccgccggcgccggctgaTCCGCATCCGCTTGCATCTCCCGTAGCAAGCACAGCTTGGCGAGCATGTAGCCGAGCGACCGCATGAACCGCTCCTCGACGTCCGGGCCGAGGGAGGCCAGGAACAGGGCGAGCGCTGGGCGGCAGTCCACGAGAGCGCGCTGGATGTCGGCGCCGAGAGCTTGGAAGAAGAGAAACCCGGTGTCGGCGGGTGCCTCGGTGGCGCACAGCCAGAAGAGGCGCAGAAGGAGAGTCAGCGAGAAGAATGAGGCGGCAGAATCATTCCCGATGCCGGCGACGATCTCCTCGTCCAACTTCGACTTCGGTGCGCCGCCGACTCCGAGTCCGAGGTTTCCGCTCAAGCAAGAGACGGACGGCGAGAGCGTGATCACCTCGTCGAGCAGCCTCGCCAGCAGCTGCCGCTGCAACGCGACACCGGAGGCGGCCTCAAATCGACCCGACGTCCACAGCACGCGCGCTGCGCCGCCATTGGTGCTGTTCAAGGCGAGAGAGAAATCTACTAGAGTCTTCTCTTCCTCATCACCTTCAGCCAATGCGACGTGGTCGGCCTGCAGGACAATGGACGTGGTGCCGTCAGCGAAGGCGGCAAGGGCGACAacggcctgcggcggcggcggctcctcgCCGGCCAGGCCGGCCAGCCACGGCCACACGTCGTCCATGAGATGTGGCAGCGATGGCGTTCCGCGCGCGCGGTGTCTATTGGTTTGTAGGATGACTACGGGCGATGGAGCATGTGTGGTGGTTGCAGTTTGTGGCGCGGAACGGAGGTTTGTAGTGTGGAGCCGCGTGTGCCACAAAAGAGGAGCTGGGTTAGTACGTGGATATGAATATGATCATGTCCGCCTCCTTGTCGCCATTTCATGGATGTCCACTTCACTACAAATGTGACCATTTCAGATTTGAGAGAGACAGACCGTTCAATTTAAACCGCGTCTCTGATAATGAACCACAATCGTACACGGTGATTAATTAGAGGAACAAATATGAAAACGCCAACTTTAGAGCTTCATCCAACCATGTAATTAGTCTTGTACTAGTATAGCTTGTAATTAGTCTTCTACTAGCAAATATTTCGAGTTTCTTACCGTGTTTCATCTTTTCGCAAGACGAAATCTGCCAAAACgggttcagagttcagactctaccagcaggaggaggaggagcatctTGTAGTTGCAGACGATGGTCGGCGGCAACCGCGGTGTTGAACCTGAGCCACTTCCTGGACCTGCACACCCTCATGGCGCCGTGCCAGCCGACGCCGAGGGCcgtgagcgcggcggcgacggcggagaccctccacccggcgacggcgaccacgtaCGCCAGGAACGCCGACGGCACGAGGCACATGGCGGCgagcgcggggagcggcagcgggaCGCGGTAGGGGCGCTTGAGCGAGGAGGGGCTCTCCTCCCTCGCGCGGAgccggaggaaggcggcgaacTCGAGCAGCGCGCCGAGGCTGTAGAGCAGgttggcggtggcgacgacgtcgtcgaagccgaggaaggagacggcgaccgagacggcggcggaggcggcgacggcgacccacGGGGTGGCGGATCGTCCGGGGCCGCGGCGGGCGAagacggaggggaggaggcccagCTCCGCCATGCCGAGGAGCTGGAACGCGCCGCTGCTCAGCTGCGCTTCGAACAACCCGACGGAGGAGAGCACCGCGCCGGCCTCCGTCCAGTACTTGAGCCACCGCCCGCCGATGATGCCTGCATCGAAAATCACGTCAAATCAGACGGCCAATCTGTAAAACTTACATGGGCTGGGCTGAGATTAAATCGAGCCTAACATGTTCATATTTTACGGGGAATAAGtccgtccctcaactttacaccgagtttttttttttacatcccTTATCCTCAATATCAAAAATCTTCATCCCTAGACTGTATAAAAGCGTCCAATTTAGGTCTATAAGAGTATAGACACCTgatttcgctgacgtggcatcccagtcagaaaaataaaaaaaaaataaagtatgcggggcccacatgtatatggcggcggcggcgggcaagcGCACGACGGGCGAAGCAAGCAGGGGCAGCGGGCGAGCACGACGAGCGAGCGTGTGGCAGGCGAAGCAGGCAGGGGTGGCGGGGCGACAAGGC
Coding sequences:
- the LOC136351134 gene encoding uncharacterized protein — translated: MDDVWPWLAGLAGEEPPPPQAVVALAAFADGTTSIVLQADHVALAEGDEEEKTLVDFSLALNSTNGGAARVLWTSGRFEAASGVALQRQLLARLLDEVITLSPSVSCLSGNLGLGVGGAPKSKLDEEIVAGIGNDSAASFFSLTLLLRLFWLCATEAPADTGFLFFQALGADIQRALVDCRPALALFLASLGPDVEERFMRSLGYMLAKLCLLREMQADADQPAPAATRRPRALPAACLSYATEVHGLWVLRGYAPVLAMPRVTCAASTTAPITALPHEAPEEPALRYGLVHQQLEVVAQLEYAVRARRGERFMTVAVRVDNVRVRVARLGFRRDDADADADGGDAHDDAMDGERHFPSRLRLWVGPRFGASYATGPSLGRSTGNPEQDVETTRTVKGAFAAAGATKLANGGVPPRIKAKTRSSARARNRSWRWEQEAEGSAGVFEGVLCDPATGTEISAWRGDNNNNNGGAGDPRNGMRRRYGGPGRAFSKMRGLVVAGDELPEEVTWRVGREAEGRTLPWRVGLKAWLTYLPNQVRSHHFETRCVEWAHEVDLPLAAVNGDER